From Balneola sp. MJW-20:
AATTCTCTTCTCCAAGGGCTGCGTAGTTGTCGTACTCGACCACCTGCAGATAAAAAACCCTGCTTAGCACAACCACAGCCAGTCCCAGGATGATTACCTGCAGAGCTCTGATGGATGTCTTTGTGCGTTGAGTATTGCCTGATCTCATGACGATTTTCTTTTAATTTCCCTTAAATATGAAGAGGAAGACTCCGACAGTAGCTGTGTATAAACTACCGCTCAATGCAAACAGGACAGGGTGGACACCACTGCTGTAAGCATCCATAAAGGAAGCCAGAATCATGAATATGATATTGTGTATCAATGTCATTGTAAAAATAACGGCAAAGATCTGCCATATCAGGAGTCTTGCTTCTGACCTTCTATTCAAGAAACGATAAGAAACAAAACAAAGCAAAACCTTGGTAAACATGAACAGACCCCAGAAGTCGAAGAATGCATCCTGAATAAATCCCAGTACGCCCGCGAATAAAATGAGTTTGGTCCGGTCAAATCTGAGTGATAAATAGAGCAGATAGATCAACAGCGGGTCAGCTACTGCTCCAAACAAACTCAGGTGCTTAAATATCAAAACCTGAAAGAGGACGAATCCAAGGCCAATAAGAAATTCTTTGAGTGTCTCGGAGTTCATTCGAACAGGGCCTCATAATCTTCTTTAAGGTTAACCAGCCCGGTATCGGGACGAAATTTCACGACAAAACCTTTGGTGATCTCTGCGAGGTTTACATACGGCTGCAGGTATATGATCTGCGTTTCTTTCCCTGCTTCATCTTCGGTTCGAAGCACAGTACCGATCGGTATACCGGATGGAAACTCGTTTCCATATCCTGAGGTCTCAATAACATCTCCTGAATCCACCGGTAT
This genomic window contains:
- the mreD gene encoding rod shape-determining protein MreD is translated as MNSETLKEFLIGLGFVLFQVLIFKHLSLFGAVADPLLIYLLYLSLRFDRTKLILFAGVLGFIQDAFFDFWGLFMFTKVLLCFVSYRFLNRRSEARLLIWQIFAVIFTMTLIHNIIFMILASFMDAYSSGVHPVLFALSGSLYTATVGVFLFIFKGN